The Nicotiana tabacum cultivar K326 chromosome 14, ASM71507v2, whole genome shotgun sequence genome contains a region encoding:
- the LOC107792224 gene encoding putative plastid-lipid-associated protein 4, chloroplastic has translation MALSSLLSPPTHVSSNSTHSIPKLYHFSHSTSFSFQNTPSFISFPTNTCPQNQKWRTNVSFFPSFFNKTLDPTPIKQELLEAIAPLDRGADATPKDQQIIDQIARKLEACNPTKEPLKSNLLNGKWELIYTTSKSILQTQRPKILRSRVNYQAINGDILRAQNMEGWPFFNQVTADLTPLNSRKVAVKFDYFKIGGIIPVKAPGRARGELEITYLDEELRVSRGDLGNLFILKMVDPSYRVPT, from the exons ATGGCCTTATCCTCACTACTATCCCCTCCAACTCATGTTTCTTCAAACTCCACACATTCTATTCCCAAGCTTTACCACTTCTCTCATTCCACctctttttctttccaaaataCTCCTAGTTTCATCTCCTTTCCAACCAATACTTgtcctcaaaatcaaaaatgGCGGACCAATGTTTCTTTCTTCCCTTCTTTCTTTAACAAGACCCTAGACCCTACACCCATTAAACAAGAGCTTCTTGAGGCCATTGCCCCTCTTGATCGTGGCGCTGACGCCACTCCTAAAGACCAGCAAATAATTGATCAG ATTGCGCGCAAACTTGAAGCTTGCAACCCAACAAAGGAGCCTCTCAAGTCAAATCTTCTAAATGGAAAATGGGAACTTATATACACCACATCCAAGTCAATTTTACAAACTCAAAGACCCAAGATTTTAAGATCTAGAGTAAACTACCAAGCAATAAATGGAGATATACTTCGAGCTCAAAATATGGAAGGATGGCCATTTTTCAACCAGGTTACTGCAGATTTGACCCCATTGAATTCAAGAAAAGTGGCAGTAAAGTTTGATTATTTCAAGATTGGTGGGATTATACCTGTTAAAGCTCCAGGTAGAGCTCGAGGTGAGCTTGAAATTACTTACTTGGATGAAGAATTGAGAGTATCAAGAGGTGATCTTGGCAACTTATTCATTTTAAAAATGGTGGACCCTTCTTACAGGGTCCCTACTTGA
- the LOC107792225 gene encoding germin-like protein subfamily 1 member 17: MDFCLLTIILVTVGPIFPFVSSFDPSPFQDFCIAVSDSKSAVFVNGKLCKDPKLATADDFFLPGLNVSGNPLPGMGSAVNVVDVNRLGGLNTLGISILRADFSPFGLVPPHTHPRGTEIIVVLEGTLYVGFLAPDTVNPLKTRSFTKILNPGDVFVFPQGLIHFQYNVGHTNATVFGALNSQNPGLIVVASELFGSNPPVVEDVLSKAFQLDKKMVEQLQGLFS, translated from the exons ATGGATTTTTGCCTCCTCACAATTATCTTAGTCACTGTTGGCCccatttttccttttgtttcttcctttGATCCTAGCCCTTTTCAGGACTTCTGTATTGCAGTAAGTGACTCCAAGTCTGCAG TATTCGTGAATGGAAAATTATGCAAAGATCCAAAACTCGCGACAGCAGATGATTTCTTTCTTCCAGGACTTAACGTTAGTGGAAATCCTTTACCAGGAATGGGATCAGCTGTAAATGTAGTAGATGTAAATAGACTTGGAGGACTTAACACTCTTGGCATTTCTATACTTCGCGCAGATTTTTCACCGTTTGGCCTTGTACCACCGCACACACACCCTCGTGGTACTGAGATTATTGTTGTTTTAGAAGGTACTCTTTATGTTGGATTTTTGGCTCCTGACACTGTTAATCCATTAAAAACTAGGTCTTTTACCAAAATATTGAATCCAGGAGATGTATTTGTGTTTCCACAAGGACTTATTCACTTTCAGTATAATGTTGGACATACTAATGCAACTGTTTTTGGTGCTTTGAATAGCCAGAATCCTGGGCTTATTGTGGTTGCTAGTGAACTCTTTGGGTCAAATCCACCAGTAGTTGAAGATGTTCTTTCCAAAGCATTCCAATTGGATAAGAAAATGGTGGAACAACTTCAAGGATTATTCTCCTAG